The genomic DNA ATATAGCCAATCCCATCGAAGTACAATGCCTTACAACttcaacaaattttacatattGTAACACATGTCCAATTTAACCAACCAATTATAACTAATATCATTGGAGATGCTTTAACTACATGCAATGTTATAAAATCGGGAATCTGAAGAGAACAGTCAAGATACTGATTTAGGATTAATCGGGTATTAATCTGAGAAAAATTGGATgcattttatatttaaattatatttaattttaatatttgtATTTAATTTTAATCTGATTCGTTAAATGACAGATAAATTACCGATAAATTATCTGAATCGTCCGATAAATTACAAAGCGATAGCTCAACCGATTAGTTTCGCTCATCGTTGTAACTATGAAACTAACTATTTATATTTTAAGAGACATGTCAGAGACTTAGAGTAATAAAAACGGTTCCcaaaataattttcaaatattGATATTGATGTGTAAGATGCATGCTTTATAACATTCATGTACAAGACGTCCCCAAATTTCAcaaattaaaacaaaacaaatttGCTAAAATTATACTCCTTCGGTTTTTTTATTTGTCGCTTTGACTTTTGCACGTATTTCAATGTGGTTTGACCGGCTagttaaaaatataattttaaaaaaatttctttttgtgaattaaaatataagttgtctacttttatttataaaaaaaataaaattttataaattataattttaactAGCCGGTCAAAGGACATTGAAATGTGTACAAAAATCAAaacgacaaataaaaaaaaacataGGGAGTAATTTGTAAATTGATCCTTTTCATAAACTATGCATCCTTGAATACATAATACTTTTAAGGTTCAAGGCAATAGTCCCAACTCCCAACAAAAAAATAAAAGACAAAGTACAAAAGATATCACACCATGCTCGTGGTGTTAGTGTTAGCATAGTTTACAAAGTTTGATCCCATAAAGTTATTAAAGATCATGCTCTCTGTTGCCGTCATTTGACTTTTTACGcgtattttaaattatataaaaattataatttctcataatttttataaaaaaaaattatactaaaatttataatatatatttttattcagaaaaagaaatttggaatatttttataaaactgctatttttattcatcttaaaatacgCATAAAAATCAAACGCTTTTATTTTGATACGGATATAGTATAAAAAATGAATGAGAAATTGCCAAGTTTATATTACTAGTAATTATTACTATTTGATCAAATCAAGACCCAAAAAGTGCAACTAATCTTTTTTGACAATGGGATTAAAAGACGTGCTAAAATCTAAATAATTTTTGTTAAAGAATCTTCAAGTAGGGCTTTGCTCACAGTCCTTTGACTCTCCTCTGTCCCCATGCTCACATAAAGCAAAATATAAAGCAGACATAGACATTAACAGGTGAAAGTAAGTGTTTCATGTCAAGTTTCATACTTTGAAACCTCCTCTTATGTTTATTACACCGACATAACTTAAACAAGGAAAGTTTTAAGTCTTCAAATCCCAAGACATTCTTGTAATAAGTTGAGttatgaagatgatgatgaatgtTGTTAATGTTGTGATTCTGGTATTACCCATGTTGATGTTTTGTCCTAGTTTGATGGTTTCAGCTCCAATTGATCCTGCTACTTTAACTCCTCCTCTTGCTGATCCTGTTCTTCCAACTCAGACACAGCCTTTTGCTAATTCTACAGGTATTCTCTTCACATTCTTTGATATGTATGTATGTGTTTATGTTTCAGTTTCTTTGAGTTTCTTGTTCCAAATTGAGATTAGTTACTGTGTCTGTATATGATCTGAGGTGATCCTGACTATAGGCGAAAGAGTCTTGCACCTGGGACCCCCTATACTCGAGGGTCCAAGAATTTTCAAATTCTTGCATGCATAAATGTATAAATTATAGTCTTTATGTACGATCAGACCTCCTAAACTGATTTCGACTAGGGTCTCCTAAGGGCGACCCCTATCTGAAAGTTGAATGTTTAAGTATAGTAATTGCAATTTGTTGTTAAAAGTATGCATCTTTATGTCTGTGTTACAATCATACTGACAATTGACAACCTTTTTTTTTCTTTGTAAGTTTAGATTTTAAATCAAGTTTTTTTGAGTTGTTTTCGATATTAGGGGAGACAGAGGCAAGACCAGAGCATCACAAAGATTTGAATAAGAAAATACTTATAGCTGTCATTGTTTCCTCAACTGTGCTTGGTGGAATTTTACTGTCACTGTCTTGTTACTGGATCTATAGGCGTAAAACGTTGAAGAACTCCGATACTAAGACTGAAAACAGCTTAGGTGTGTTCTTAATCAGTGATGTTTTGTTGGTTCTTTTCTTCCCTGTTCTGTTTTATGTTTTACTGATAGGTTTGAAAAATTATGCTAATTTTTTTCTGTTCATTTTCTGACAAAAGAAGCTTCGAAAGGGATATCATTAGTTCCGGTTTTGGATAAATTTAATTCTCTGAAAAAACCAGCTAAGAAGGGTAATGGATCGGCTACTGTCTTTGAATATGAATTGTTAGTGGCTGCAACAAATGATTTCAAAGACGAGAATATTTTGGGCGAAGGTGGAAGTGGAAGAGTGTACAAAGCTCTATTTAGCGGTCAGCTTGTTGCAGCTGTAAAAAGACTTCAGGGTGGAAATCTTGATGCTGAGAAAGAATTTGAGGTATTCATTGTGGCTTGTTCATGTATATCTTTAGTGTTAGTTTATATGTTTGAGGATCCTTTTCGATTATCATTGAATTTGATTGCAGAATGAGATAGCCTGGTTAAGTTCAATAAGGCATCAGAAAGTCATTGCCCTTCTCGGTTACTGTATTCATAACGAGACAAGGTTTCTGGTTTATGAACTGATGCATAATGGATCTTTGGAGTTGCAGTTGCATGGTAAACATATTCTCTGTGCTGCATTAGGAAGATAAAGAAGAGAGAAACTTAATAGTTTCGTTATTATAAATTATGTTCCTTCCTGATTTTTGCATCCAACAAAACATTAGGACCGTCTCAAGGAGCAGCTTTAACTTGGAATATCCGAATGCAGATTGCTTTGGATATTGCACGGTATGCTCATCATGCCAATGCCTTCCTCGACAtagtttttaaaatataaaatattttagaTGTAGATTACATCACTACTGTTGTTATTGAGCAGAGGGTTAGAGTATCTTCACGAACGATGCAATCCCCCTATAATCCACAGAGATCTTAAGTCATCCAACATTCTTCTGGACTCCAACTTCAGAGCCAAGGTTAGATCTAGCTATGTCCTATGATGATCCTTTATTGTTAATTTCAACAAATGTTGTTGACGCGTCCTTATGAAATTTCTCCGTGATCCAGCTCTCTAATTTTGGTCTCGCCATTGCTGACGGGCTTCAAAACAAGAAAAACTTAAATATTTCAGGAACTTTAGGTTATGTGGCTCCAGAGTACCTCATTGATGGTATGCCAATGTTCACTATCATTCTGAAACTgtcattttttttattaatattaatgtgTAAATGTTCTGCTTTTCTggatattaattttttttaagcaTTTTGTTTTCTCGATGGGGATGCAATCGAGAGCTTTAATAGGCAGAAAAGTTCTTCCATAATGATCTTCTCTAATTCCAGTCACTTTGCTCGAACAAACCCCAAATTGTTTAACAGAGGTCTTCAGAAACCCTAAAAACTAAGTACATTGTTCTGGTTGTGACAATTATGTAGGTAAGCTTACGGATAAAAGTGATGTCTATGCTTTTGGAGTTGTTCTACTGGAACTTTTACTGGGAAGGAAGGCCATGGATAAAACGATGTCATCTGAATGCCAATCGATAGTCACATGGGTAAGCTTTCTGTGAGTACCTATCTAGTTTACTACTATGCAACTTCGGTCTGATAAGAGCTTATAGAGTACTAACACAAGAGCCCTTCTGTAACAAGCAGGCCATGCCGCAACTAACTGACAGGACAAAGCTTCCAAACATGGTGGATCCAGTGATCAAAGACAGAATGGACCTCAAACATCTGTATCAAGTTAGTTAAATATGCACTTGTTTCATTCTTCTGCTATTCAAAAATGTTAAGTTTAGAAGTGAATTCATCAAATCTTCCTTTTTTTTGTATAGGTGGCTGCTGTAGCTGTGTTATGTATACAACCTGAACCAAGTTATAGACCACTAATTACAGATGTCCTTCATTCCTTTATTCCACTTGTTCCTGTCGAGCTAGGAGGTTCATTAAGACTTGTGAATCAAGTGCCTCCTGCGGACGCTTAGCTCTTTTATACTCCTATGACAAGGTAATAGCTTGTTACCTGTATTCTGAAGCTGCGACTTGATAGTTAAATGCCTCTCTTTAGACAATGGAGACAATTTGTGCCCAAGAAAAGTTTGACAATAGTCTTTAGAAGAGAAGGAATCATTTTCTTGAAGATGTACTGTTAAGGTTGAATAGGCTCTTTATGCATCAACTTGAATGTAATCCTACAGAGGCATCATAGGATCCTTGTATATACATTTAATCATTCAATATACACAAACCAGGAATATTCAATGTCTAGAGGTCTCAATCTTGTAAGTTGAAAGTGAATGCGCAACCTTGTTGCCAGGGATATAAGAAGTGGTTGCATGCACATCTAACCAGAAATATAAATGTTCATGTGACCATGTCCTACTCGGCTAGGACTTTGTCTGTCAAATTGTCAATCAATTTGGTAGATTACTAACAGTCTTAGTCTACATTTATGGGGCGGCTGTCCTACAAACCTGTTTTTTTTGCTTCAACATCCCGTAAAGGGAATGAGGAAAATACCGATACACCAAGAGGGCAAGAGGTATTCAGCTTGATTTATCGACATATATCATATAACTTTGAAACAACACGAAGAGAGAGATTTACAATTGATCAATCCTAATTACGATGTGTGAAAATCGATTAGAAACTTGTTTATAATATGATTTGTTTAACTTTAAACTGAACTACTAAACTCTAATCCCGGAATTTATTCTATTCCCAATAATTGGATCACTGTAATGCATTATTATCTGACCCTTCCATCTTCATGATGAAATGTAGAATAATAGAATGAAATAACTAAAGTTTCTACTCATCTCTTTGTTTCTCTTCCAAAATCATTTGAAAAACCAGAAGTTGTCATAGTTGTCTTCCTACTCTTTAAACAGTGTAGTGTTGCTGCATGCCCTCCATATCAAGACCCTTTAACTTCACAACCGATTCGACGTGCCCTTTGAGAGTATGAAGTTCCCTTAGCCTGGTTCAACCAAAATCAACACAAAAAATTGTCTCTTATTCTTTGACTGGAATACATCGATTATTACAACATACAAATTTTTACTTTCTGTACTGTTGTACCTGGCAACCTCGGCACGTCTCTTGGCTTGCTCTGCAATTTCAGAGAGCTCTCTGTAGTTATTCTTGTCAGTAAAGAGCTCGGAGGTATCCGGGGGCTGAAGGCCATGCAGCGTCCGCTGAGCTTGAGCCCACTGAGCCTCTCTTTCACCTCGTCCGTAGTCCTTTTTGGTTGTAAATGCAACCTGGAAAAAGTAAGGTATGAGCATCATGATGAAAACTAGTGTAGTAAAACATACAATTCTAATCGTAGAATGGCGTACCCTACTATCGATCAGACTATTCCATCCCTTTCCACTTATGGCATATCGGATTAAAAATTTGAAGATATCCAGTGGGATGTAGAAAACAATACTGTAAAGCCAAATAACTCCAGCCCATCCCCAACCGATACCACGAACACGGGCAAAGTCCCAATTTGCATAGACAGCAATCAACGTGGCAGCCTagattaaaaaataaatatgcattGTTTCCCAAATCACGTGTAATAATTTTAAATGGATAATAAGAGAAAACATTGTCAGCAATTTTAAGTTCATGTAAACTCACCAGCTGTGCGATCACGAATGCACCGATAAGCAAATAACCAGGGCGTTCCAAGAACGACCAGCTTCGGGATCGAGTAACAAAAATTAGTGCCTGACTCACAATACTTACTTGTAGGTAAACTGCTGATATAAGTTCATGATTAAGGCCCCTGATTGGCCTTACATTAAAGTGGTACTgtagaaatattaaaaattggAGATGAGAAATAAAGTAAGCAAAAATTCTAAATGACGAGTTGACAATTGATGACAGACAAATTGGCCACCCATAAAGGATTCACTTACAGAGAAGAAATCTGTGTCGTGAGCAGcatagaagaaaataacagtcATCACAGCTAAATAAGTTCCCAGAACTATGCCAGTGGCGAAAATCTCCCTCAGTTTCCATGAATCGGGTAACGGGGAAGGTTTTACCTTGTCTTTTGAAATGGTCATTATGGTTCCATCATTCAAAATGGCAATAATTAAAACCATGAAAGGAGAAAAATCGAACTTCCAGATAAGTGCAATCAACAGAAAACCTAGCACAATACGAATTGTGATGGAGACCGCATATATGGTGTAATTCTTCATCCTCTGGAAGATGGCCCTGCTTGTTAGTACAGCATGTATAATCACACTCAGTCCAGGTTCTGTCAAGACTATGTCAGATGCACCGCGGGCAGCATCAGTTGCATCAGCCACCGCTATACCAATGTCAGCCTTCTTTAAAGCTGGTGCATCATTGACACCATCTCCTGTCATGCCGCATATGTGTTTTCTCTCTTGTAGTTTCTTTACAATCTCATACTTGTGTTCTGCATTCCACCCAACAGTTGGCACACCTCAATTTATTTTTCAGAACAGGATGGTTAATTGTATTAGTATATTTGTCAGTATCTAACTTACCAGGAAAGACACCAGCAAAACCATCTGCTGTCTCTATGAGCTCCTCAACAGGAAGATGAGCAATAGCTTCATCTTTGTGTTGTCCAAGGAGTGAGGATGAGGGATACATGTTGGTTCCCATGCCAAGTCTTCGACCAGTTTCCTTCCCGATAGCTAGCTGATCTCCAGTGATCATCTTAACGTTGACACCGAGGTGGAGAGCACGCCTAATGGTTTCTGCACTATCGTGCCTTGGAGGATCAAAAAGAGGCAAGATACCAACAAATACCCATGGCTCTCCTGGACTTTCTTTAGTCTTCTCAGGTACAGTCTGCAATTATTAAAAATTGAATCGTTACTGAATAAGTTAAGGTTATGTGCTTCAATGTGTCAATCAGGATTTGTTTGTTCACTAAATTAACAACATGATCAGCATCACCTGCTGTGCAACAGCCAAGGAGCGAAGACCACGATCGGCAAACTTATCAATGATGGAATGGGCCCTCTTACTAACATCTTCTCTGAGATTGCAAAGTTCGATAATCTAGAAATATTTCAGAAATATTAGAACATTACAAGAAAAATGAATCAACGCGAAGGGTCATTAGGAAAATGATAGTTGTTCtataaagatgaagaaaagaataTTTCAGGTGCACAATCATATGTTTTTACCTGCTCAGGTGCACCTTTGCTAATTCGATGCCAATTACCACTGGAGTCGGTGTATGTGATAGCTGTGCGCTTGTCTACTGGGTTAAAGGGCAGAAAATGTATCTCATTGATACCTGCTCTAGCCTGAAGAGCACAAAGAACAAAAATTAAGGAGCACATTCATAAGTGTTTATCCGTATTACAGTAAGTTTTTACTAATTGAATGGTCTGCGCCAACTGAACATATTACCTCCTTGGGATCACTCAACATTCCAACAATACAAGCATCTATAGCATCCTGGTTTTCTACTCTAGAAGCCCTAGCCCCATAAAGAAGTACAGTGTCCTTGTCCATATCCTTTGCAAATACCTGATAACAACATTTCTCAATTATTTGACTAGTGTATTAGCAGAAAATTCTTCTATTCTTTTTTTACGTTGATCACTCAACAGAAGCAGCTCCTAAAAGGAGTTTGAAATTCTGCTATACCAGGTTCTTGTCTCTATACCTACTAAAAGATTGGATATActacttagcaaaaaaaaaaatttacGGATATACCTCAACAAGATTTTTGTCTACTGTAAGCTTGTTGAGGGTGAGAGTCCCAGTCTTGTCGCTGCAAAGAACATCCATTCCAGCCATTTCTTCAATAGCCGTCATCCTCTTGGTGATGGCGCCTTGTTTTGACAACTTATGTGATCCAATTGCCATTGTCACTGACAACACAGTGGGCATGGCAATTGGAATGCCTCCAATGAGAAGAACCAACAGGTTATCAATTCCATCCCTGTATTTGCGATGCTGAATAGGATACATGACAATTATCTCTACTATGATTCCCACCGCAATGGAGACTATGCAAAAGTTACCAATCGCTGTAAGCACCTGAATAACGTAAAAAAAATTCAGTTTTACTACTAATGATGAGCAAGAACAATAATGACATGACAAAATTCCGCGAGAAACTTTGCATGTTAACATTTGTCTACATTAAGTTTTGCTTCTTATTagaatttataattttttaggaGTGCAATTTTGGAGATTTCTCATCATGATCAGCAACATTAGCACTTTACCATCTGGAAGTGGCCCACATTGTTGGTGCTGTCAACGAGGTGAGCAGCCTTCCCAAAGAAAGTATGGACTCCAGTGGCAATTACAACAGCCTCAATCTCGCCTTGTTTGCAAGTTGAACCTGAAAAGACTTCATCACCTGGATTTTTATTTACAGGCAGACTTTCTCCCGTGAGTGCTGACTGATCAATTTTAAGAGGATCGCCATCCAGGAGACGAGCATCGGCTGGTACTATGTCTCCCAACTTAATGCTTATAATATCGCCAGGAACAAGTATTGACGCATCCTGCTCACTCCACTTAGTATCTCTCAAGACCTTAAATAATTTAAGCGGAAACATGTGGCATCAGAATCTTGTGTACAGTTGGTTTGACTAACTAATTGATCAGATTATAAATTGTGTTGTCTATCTGAAAGTAATTAACAACCTTTGTTTTGGGGGCAAGCCCTGCCATTAGTGCTGCAGCAGCATTGCCTGCATTATTTTCTTCAATGAAACTTATAGTGGAGTTGACGAAAAGTAACACGACGATACCAACAAAATCTTGCCAATCTGGAGGACGGCCCTGCATTATGCCTCGAGAAGTTAATAAAAGATTgacatttatttttttaattagaAAATAAAAGACGATTGATTGATTACATACATCTCCATTTGCTAAGGCAATGGCCATAATTGCAGCAATCTCCATAACCCATGACAGAGGATTCCACATAAATCCCAGAAACTTAAGAAGTGCACTTTCCTGTGTTGATCAATAACATGGTTTACGATATATTGAAAGCAGTAAAAGGAAAAAAATCATAACATAATCAAATAAAACCAAGAAAAAACAAAGAAAGAAAGTTGCCTTCTTCTCTTCAAGTTTATTAGGGCCAAAGATTTGTAGTCTTTGCTGCCCTTCCTCACTTGTCAATCCTTGTTTTGTACATTTCAACTGCTCAAACACTTCATCAATCGGTATGCTTTCCTGTAATCAAATATACATTAATTCATATACATTTTACCAGAAGCTCGATTAATCAATAGTGATGATTCTATGTCCCAACTATAATGTATACATTCAATTATAGAGTTGTATTCAGTAGAGACCACTTAATTGTTAGACCCTTAAATCACTTACATTATATGTAATATTATACATTGACCTGCACTACAAAATTATACAATATAATAAGTCAGAAATGCATCGTTCTACACTATGTACTTTTCTAGAATGAAATATTAATATACATTATACCGGAAGCTCGATAAATGGATAGTGATTCTGTATTCCAACTACTGAATAGCATAAGACCATGTTCAGGTCTTCCTTTGACAGTTTAAGGTTCTGGACGGACCGATTACTTAACAATAGTATCATAGCTCGGTTTAGGGGAGGTCTCGAATGTTACTTAACACCAACTATAATTTATACATTGAATTGTAATCTAATCATGCAAACATAACTAACAAGAATGAGATTAATGATTCATACCAAATCAACGGTCTCATTTTTGACCCCTTCCAAGCCTTTGTCTGCCATTTTCagacacaaacacaaacacacacacaaacaGTATCTATCTAAATATGTACATAAGTATGCAAACTGGTTAGGAGTGACACATGCAAAGTAGAAACAGGAACACACAGTGTTTGGACATGCATGTACTTATGTTTAAGTAAGAAAAAACAAGATTAGGaaaaagtggaaaatgaagaGAGTAAGTATAAATAAAGTAAATGAGAGGTTGGGGTAAAAATAGTAAGGGTAAATGTAAATCACCCACTTCACTCATCTCACTCACAACCCAACACAGAATGAATGAAGGAGCGTTACTCTTGTCCCTCTTTGTAGTCCCAGTCTTtcgcctctctctctctctctctctcaatctctctctcagtctctctcaatctctctctctctctcaatctctctctcagtctctctcaatctctctctcatGCCTTCTTCCACTTCATCTCAACTTTACAATCTTTTGTCTCACTGTTACATGACTACTTAGCATTGAATCGTTGTAATTAGTAAATCGTAGTGATGAGTTGATAAAATTATAATTTCTGTAATTTTAAAATCCAATtaattctttttttttgtttttttaaagtAGTTTTAGAAAATGTAACCAAACGTTActtttgtttattttattttgttgcTACAAGGGTTTTAAACCCAAATCAATCGGTCGGGAAAAATCGCACATTTTTCAGATTAAATTACGCAAATCAAACTGGTAAATAAtttatattagttatttaataACTAACTGCAATTTGATATATCTGACACTTTTATTAAAATCATAACTAAAAATATAGCACAATACCATCATCTCTCATCCACCTACTTTTTCGAGTAAACAGCAATTTCCGACTTTGTAATACCTGGAGGCAGGGCTTTAATTCAAGTCAAGCAGCTCGCGAGCTTGGGCGGCTTAACTCGTTTGAGCTCAACTCGGTTGTTTAGTTAAACGAGTCTAGTTTATGCAAAGGTTCCGCCTTGTTTAATTAAACGAGTTGCCTCGTGAAATTAAACGGGCCGAGTTCGGATAGAGGTTTATTCTCGATTAAGTGTAATCAAATGAGTTCGACTCGCTAAAATCGGCTCATTTAGCTAAACGGATCGGCTAGGCTAGACTCAGCTTGTGAAATTAAACAAGTGGAGTTCAAGGAGAGATTTAGCGCGATTAGTTAACTGAGTCGGCTCTACTCAACTCGATTAAACTCAGCTCAAATTATGCCGGACTCGAAACTCGGCTCGGTTCAGTCACATTAACACCTTTCACTGCATGATTATTTGGATGTTGAACACCATCATGAATATTAAATCACGATTTAATACGTTTCATTCATTAACAAAATAGTTGTTGTTTTGTGGACTATGATATTTAAGGTGTTACAATCATATTAAACCTACAAGTGAATTGCAACAGGGAGCAGATAGTTGTTAAACATGCAACTGCAAGTACTCTGAAACAACACAAGTTTACCTTGTTGGATCATTAATAACCTCTCCAAGTTACAAAAATTTAAGACACAAATTTGTACTCAACTATCTTTATCTCTAACCTAAATTATTCTAATTTCCAACAGTTGGATTTACTTTAATGGATCATGTTGTAGGATTATTTGTGATCCTTTCATCTTCTTTGATGAAACCAAGAATAATATAACAAAAAAGTGTTCGCTACTTAATTTCTCTCTTTGTTTCTTTTTCATCATCATTAACAAAAAACTTCAGTTCTCCCTGCTGTCTTCCTACTCTTTAAACTGTGTAGTGTTGCTGAATTCCCTCCATGTCAAGGCCCTTCAGCTTCACAACCGATTCCACGTGCCCTTTGAGAGTATGAAGTTCCCTTAGCCTGGTTCAACCAACAACAACACATAAAATTGGCTCTCATTACTTTGATCGGAAAATATCTATTATTTGCAGCAAACATAGATGTCTATAGCAGAGGGGGCGCTGGGGTGCCCGGAATGAGCCACTGCACAGGACCCCGAAAATACAGGTCTCCAAATTTTGAAGTGGAAATCAAAAGTGTTTTGGAggattttcttaaaaaatatgcGAGAAGAACTTCTCTCAGTTTGTGAGAAGAGCCTCTCTTTTTGGCTAAATTATCGAAATGTATTTCTTGTTTACATGTTTGATAATTCATTTTATTTGTCGAAATGTATTTCATTAAAATTCCAGTTGAAATAAAAATTAGGGGTCCAATTTTGTGATTTGGAACAGGGCCCCCGAATGTTTTGCCCCGACCCTGATCTATACTGGTTGTAAAGTAGTACCTTGCAACCTCAGCACGCCTCTTAGCTTGCTCGGCAATTTCAGAGAGCTCCCTATAGTTATTCTTGTCATTGAAGTGCTCTGAGGTATCCGGGGGATGAAGGCCATGCAGTGTCCGCTGAGCTTGAGCCCACTGAGCCTCCCTTTCACCTCGGCCATAGTCCTTTTTAGTCGTAAATGCAACCTGGAAAAGATAACGAATAAGCATCATGACGAAACTATGCAACCTGGAAAAGGTAACAAATAAGCATCATGACGAAACTATGCAACCTGGAAAAGGTAAAGAATAAGCATCATGATGAAACTGGTGTAGTAAAATTCAGTTTCAGTCATAGAATGACGTACCCTACTATCGATTAGACTACTCCATCCCTTTCCACTAATGGCATATCGAATTAAAAACTTGAAGACATCCAGCGGGATGTAGAAAATAATGCTGTAAAGCCAAATAACTCCGGCCCATCCCCAGCCAACACCGTGAACATTGGCAAAATCCCAGTTTGCATAGACAGCAATTAACGTGGCAATCTGGATCCAAAAATTAATACGCGTTGATTCCCAAATCATGTGCATTACATGGATGATAAAACAAAACATTGTCAGCAGTTTT from Apium graveolens cultivar Ventura chromosome 5, ASM990537v1, whole genome shotgun sequence includes the following:
- the LOC141723351 gene encoding plasma membrane ATPase 4, which translates into the protein MADKGLEGVKNETVDLESIPIDEVFEQLKCTKQGLTSEEGQQRLQIFGPNKLEEKKESALLKFLGFMWNPLSWVMEIAAIMAIALANGDGRPPDWQDFVGIVVLLFVNSTISFIEENNAGNAAAALMAGLAPKTKVLRDTKWSEQDASILVPGDIISIKLGDIVPADARLLDGDPLKIDQSALTGESLPVNKNPGDEVFSGSTCKQGEIEAVVIATGVHTFFGKAAHLVDSTNNVGHFQMVLTAIGNFCIVSIAVGIIVEIIVMYPIQHRKYRDGIDNLLVLLIGGIPIAMPTVLSVTMAIGSHKLSKQGAITKRMTAIEEMAGMDVLCSDKTGTLTLNKLTVDKNLVEVFAKDMDKDTVLLYGARASRVENQDAIDACIVGMLSDPKEARAGINEIHFLPFNPVDKRTAITYTDSSGNWHRISKGAPEQIIELCNLREDVSKRAHSIIDKFADRGLRSLAVAQQTVPEKTKESPGEPWVFVGILPLFDPPRHDSAETIRRALHLGVNVKMITGDQLAIGKETGRRLGMGTNMYPSSSLLGQHKDEAIAHLPVEELIETADGFAGVFPEHKYEIVKKLQERKHICGMTGDGVNDAPALKKADIGIAVADATDAARGASDIVLTEPGLSVIIHAVLTSRAIFQRMKNYTIYAVSITIRIVLGFLLIALIWKFDFSPFMVLIIAILNDGTIMTISKDKVKPSPLPDSWKLREIFATGIVLGTYLAVMTVIFFYAAHDTDFFSYHFNVRPIRGLNHELISAVYLQVSIVSQALIFVTRSRSWSFLERPGYLLIGAFVIAQLAATLIAVYANWDFARVRGIGWGWAGVIWLYSIVFYIPLDIFKFLIRYAISGKGWNSLIDSRVAFTTKKDYGRGEREAQWAQAQRTLHGLQPPDTSELFTDKNNYRELSEIAEQAKRRAEVARLRELHTLKGHVESVVKLKGLDMEGMQQHYTV
- the LOC141661932 gene encoding putative receptor-like protein kinase At1g80640 — translated: MKMMMNVVNVVILVLPMLMFCPSLMVSAPIDPATLTPPLADPVLPTQTQPFANSTGETEARPEHHKDLNKKILIAVIVSSTVLGGILLSLSCYWIYRRKTLKNSDTKTENSLEASKGISLVPVLDKFNSLKKPAKKGNGSATVFEYELLVAATNDFKDENILGEGGSGRVYKALFSGQLVAAVKRLQGGNLDAEKEFENEIAWLSSIRHQKVIALLGYCIHNETRFLVYELMHNGSLELQLHGPSQGAALTWNIRMQIALDIARGLEYLHERCNPPIIHRDLKSSNILLDSNFRAKLSNFGLAIADGLQNKKNLNISGTLGYVAPEYLIDGKLTDKSDVYAFGVVLLELLLGRKAMDKTMSSECQSIVTWAMPQLTDRTKLPNMVDPVIKDRMDLKHLYQVAAVAVLCIQPEPSYRPLITDVLHSFIPLVPVELGGSLRLVNQVPPADA